The proteins below are encoded in one region of Syntrophotalea carbinolica DSM 2380:
- a CDS encoding translation initiation factor Sui1: MTSKKNNSGLVYSTEHGRMCPGCGRPIKQCTCTGKQTAPPSDGVVRVSRQTKGRKGKGVTLITGVPLGEAGIKALAKRLKQRCGSGGTVKDGVIEVQGDHCDLLMEELKKQGWTVKRAGG, encoded by the coding sequence ATGACATCGAAAAAGAATAACAGCGGATTGGTTTATTCCACCGAGCACGGACGCATGTGCCCAGGTTGCGGGCGGCCGATCAAACAATGCACCTGCACCGGGAAACAAACGGCGCCCCCCTCGGATGGGGTGGTGAGGGTTTCACGCCAGACCAAGGGTCGCAAGGGGAAAGGTGTGACCCTGATTACCGGAGTGCCCCTTGGTGAGGCGGGTATCAAAGCGTTGGCCAAGCGTCTCAAGCAGCGCTGCGGTTCCGGTGGCACGGTCAAGGACGGGGTGATCGAGGTTCAGGGGGATCACTGTGATCTGCTGATGGAGGAACTCAAGAAGCAGGGCTGGACGGTTAAACGGGCGGGAGGCTAA
- a CDS encoding HD domain-containing protein, whose product MAPRLAEVIQTEREYCTDMLDARKIDDLKAWFADYVVGFTSKDSELQRNFDLKKKHTALVCAEIVGLGRQLGLDTEQLRLAEIMALFHDLGRFEQYARYGTFADSRSVDHAQLGVQILRDKKVLDGLEEGMRDLVLRAITWHNRVALPAEADASFLFFTRLLRDADKLDIWRVVTDYYRQDNPVSNAALEMGLSDTPEVSEVVAADLLAGHTVDLRQVQNLNDLKLLQVGWVYDLNFSPSFRRLREKGYLDIIRASLPVTETVNKIFAAVTSLLMRECSRENPATGLPGGTNYLPGHRA is encoded by the coding sequence ATGGCCCCGAGACTAGCCGAAGTTATCCAAACTGAACGGGAGTATTGCACGGATATGCTCGACGCACGGAAGATCGATGACCTGAAAGCGTGGTTCGCTGATTATGTTGTCGGCTTTACTTCAAAAGACAGTGAGCTGCAAAGGAATTTCGACCTCAAGAAGAAGCACACCGCGCTGGTCTGTGCGGAGATCGTGGGGCTGGGACGGCAACTGGGGCTGGACACCGAACAGCTGCGCCTGGCGGAGATCATGGCTCTTTTTCACGATCTCGGCCGTTTCGAACAGTATGCCCGTTACGGTACTTTCGCGGATTCCCGCTCTGTCGATCATGCGCAGCTCGGTGTCCAAATCCTGCGGGATAAAAAGGTGTTGGACGGCCTCGAAGAGGGCATGCGCGACCTGGTGTTGCGCGCCATAACCTGGCACAATCGCGTCGCCCTGCCGGCCGAAGCGGATGCCAGCTTCCTGTTCTTCACGCGCCTGTTGCGGGACGCCGACAAGCTGGATATCTGGCGGGTGGTGACCGATTATTACCGGCAGGACAACCCCGTGTCCAACGCGGCCCTGGAGATGGGGCTGTCGGACACGCCCGAGGTTTCCGAAGTCGTGGCGGCGGATCTGCTCGCCGGCCACACCGTTGATTTGAGGCAGGTGCAAAACCTCAACGATCTGAAACTGCTCCAGGTCGGATGGGTGTATGACCTGAATTTTTCTCCTTCCTTCCGGCGTCTGCGCGAAAAAGGTTATCTGGATATCATCCGGGCATCTCTGCCTGTAACGGAAACCGTCAACAAGATCTTTGCCGCCGTGACTTCGCTGCTGATGCGGGAATGCAGCCGAGAAAATCCTGCAACCGGGTTGCCGGGCGGAACCAACTATTTACCAGGACACCGTGCATGA
- a CDS encoding DUF6933 domain-containing protein has translation MMIIRLTQKLAKKIKVFPTDAAPRTENPFSDWTANLFSAGRAQYIILTHSTSLYSVVFPGRGINDPDRFIEHALSAMGEQMADARYGGVFEKHIAPLAGNIRFSKTGDRCVLGSMNELVQQAKCRLADQSLAFAVKGLNETPMGALEYLYPRDVLEKLADLPDGVEPGTGKILPFPGGHGGEKDAAIFSTGEKALDTQKSEISGKQSKTAVKSAAQKRAETMKFQKEMLAMSDQFRKPASKKQLLDRAQEYIYDAWESSPARAVKLARQSLEISPDCADAYVLLAELAAATIRERIELLRQGVTAGRRSLGKRYFKENEGHFWLELDSRPFMRATAALASLCWEIGQGDEAIELWREMLRLNPNDHQGVRYWLLSCLLELHRNGEAEELLKCYAGDVSAEWSFGEALLAFRAGGDTPAARRKFAAAQKQNPHVLSYLLGLKDIPKRQPKYISIGDETEAVSYAARNLAGWAKTPGALEWLRAQQNCNSL, from the coding sequence ATGATGATCATCCGTTTAACACAGAAACTGGCCAAGAAGATCAAGGTTTTCCCGACAGATGCGGCACCCCGCACCGAGAACCCATTCTCCGATTGGACCGCCAATCTTTTTAGTGCCGGGAGGGCTCAGTACATCATTTTGACCCATTCGACCTCCCTTTACAGCGTGGTTTTCCCTGGCCGGGGCATCAACGACCCGGATCGATTCATCGAGCATGCTCTTTCGGCCATGGGTGAGCAGATGGCGGATGCAAGGTATGGCGGTGTTTTTGAAAAACACATCGCTCCGCTGGCCGGAAATATCCGGTTTTCCAAAACCGGTGACCGTTGTGTGCTCGGTTCGATGAACGAACTCGTTCAGCAGGCGAAATGCCGTCTTGCCGACCAATCCTTGGCCTTCGCTGTGAAAGGCTTGAACGAAACACCCATGGGTGCTCTCGAATATCTGTATCCCCGGGATGTTCTGGAGAAATTGGCGGACCTGCCTGATGGGGTTGAACCCGGCACCGGAAAGATCCTGCCGTTTCCTGGCGGGCATGGTGGGGAGAAGGACGCGGCGATTTTTTCTACAGGGGAAAAGGCGCTCGATACGCAAAAGTCCGAAATTTCAGGCAAGCAATCGAAAACCGCGGTAAAATCGGCGGCGCAAAAGCGTGCGGAGACGATGAAGTTTCAGAAAGAGATGCTGGCCATGTCCGACCAGTTCCGCAAACCGGCAAGTAAAAAACAACTGCTCGATAGGGCTCAGGAATATATTTACGATGCCTGGGAGTCATCTCCGGCCCGAGCTGTCAAACTCGCTCGACAGTCCCTGGAGATTTCACCTGACTGTGCCGATGCCTACGTGTTGTTAGCCGAGCTTGCGGCGGCAACGATCCGTGAGCGTATCGAACTGTTGCGTCAGGGCGTCACAGCCGGGAGGCGGTCTTTGGGGAAAAGATACTTCAAAGAAAACGAAGGCCATTTCTGGCTGGAGTTGGATAGCCGCCCTTTTATGCGGGCCACGGCAGCTCTGGCCAGCCTATGCTGGGAGATCGGTCAGGGGGACGAAGCGATAGAACTGTGGCGAGAAATGCTACGTCTCAATCCGAACGATCATCAGGGCGTGAGGTATTGGCTCCTGAGTTGTCTTCTGGAACTCCATCGTAATGGGGAGGCGGAAGAACTGTTGAAATGCTATGCTGGCGATGTCAGTGCCGAGTGGAGTTTCGGCGAGGCTCTGCTGGCTTTCCGAGCGGGTGGCGACACCCCTGCCGCACGCCGGAAATTTGCCGCGGCGCAAAAGCAAAATCCCCATGTCCTGTCTTATCTGCTTGGTTTGAAAGATATCCCGAAGCGCCAGCCGAAATACATCTCCATTGGCGACGAGACGGAGGCGGTTTCCTATGCCGCCAGAAACTTGGCCGGATGGGCAAAAACTCCTGGAGCGTTGGAATGGTTGAGAGCACAGCAGAATTGTAACTCACTATGA
- a CDS encoding DUF3592 domain-containing protein, whose product MNQETNTQSKGIGCLLLFALPFAGAGTFVAYLLLSSLWFHFAMQKWEEVPVRILSTSLQVQRGDSNTYKVSAHYAYRFAGREYTGRRVGVHGGSDNLGDWQSKVYRELRAYRDSGQDFPGYVNPNAPQESILYRERRWEMLGLYAVFALVFGGVGYGMIALGVAGRKRQRLVDELEIRYPMQPWLHRADWAQGEVRSSMRPALIFGMAFAVFWNLISLPILFLLPGEVLDKGNRLALLGLMFPLIGIGLLVMAVRHLIRQRKFGNSRLQLDTMPGVVGGPLAGTLHVGSGIWPEKGFHLTLEGVARRVVRRGGKRRTEEQLLHQESLRVPIEQLHAGATGTTVPVRFTIPFEVPPTGGENSDKRVLWRVTAEAEVPGVDYSARFEVPVFRTKDSSPDYEPPASWTADRADGQDLLERGGLSVCREEDALVIKLAAARNIGAALGLTVFLGIWCGAIVLMIRLGAPWLFPIVFGLFALLMVIGVLDLWCGATRIEVRPGSLNRRGGLFALGRLRSWRAEEIVRFQPVTGMQAGRKLFYRLKLVLRDGRRRTLATRLESRSQAQALARRIEEILRS is encoded by the coding sequence ATGAACCAAGAGACAAACACCCAATCCAAGGGCATCGGTTGCCTGCTCCTGTTCGCTCTGCCGTTCGCCGGGGCCGGTACCTTTGTAGCCTATTTGTTGCTGTCTTCGCTCTGGTTCCATTTTGCCATGCAGAAATGGGAGGAGGTGCCGGTGCGCATCCTGAGTACTTCCCTCCAAGTGCAACGGGGAGATTCGAATACCTACAAAGTATCGGCGCATTATGCTTACCGTTTTGCCGGGCGTGAATACACTGGGCGAAGGGTGGGGGTGCATGGCGGTTCGGATAATCTCGGTGATTGGCAGAGTAAGGTTTATAGGGAGTTGCGGGCTTATCGGGACTCCGGTCAGGACTTTCCCGGTTACGTCAATCCCAACGCTCCGCAGGAATCGATCCTCTATCGGGAGAGGCGCTGGGAGATGCTCGGTCTGTATGCTGTTTTTGCCCTGGTTTTCGGCGGTGTGGGCTACGGCATGATTGCGCTGGGCGTTGCCGGCAGAAAGCGCCAGCGTCTGGTGGATGAGTTGGAAATTCGTTATCCGATGCAGCCCTGGCTGCATCGGGCAGACTGGGCCCAAGGCGAGGTGCGTTCGTCGATGCGCCCGGCGCTGATTTTCGGTATGGCATTCGCCGTTTTCTGGAATCTTATCTCTCTGCCGATACTGTTTCTTCTACCGGGTGAGGTGTTGGATAAAGGCAACCGTTTGGCGTTGCTCGGTCTGATGTTTCCGCTGATCGGTATCGGGCTGTTGGTCATGGCGGTGCGCCATTTGATCCGGCAGCGTAAGTTTGGCAACTCGCGGCTTCAACTGGACACTATGCCTGGTGTGGTCGGTGGGCCTCTGGCCGGGACCCTCCATGTCGGCTCCGGGATCTGGCCGGAAAAGGGTTTTCATCTCACCCTTGAGGGCGTTGCCCGCCGGGTGGTCCGCCGCGGCGGCAAACGCCGGACGGAGGAGCAACTGCTGCACCAGGAATCATTGCGGGTCCCCATAGAGCAGCTACATGCGGGAGCGACCGGCACCACGGTGCCGGTGCGTTTTACCATCCCCTTCGAGGTGCCGCCGACCGGCGGTGAAAACAGCGACAAACGGGTTCTTTGGCGCGTCACTGCCGAAGCCGAAGTGCCGGGTGTCGATTACAGCGCCCGTTTTGAAGTGCCGGTATTTCGGACGAAGGACAGTTCGCCTGATTATGAGCCGCCTGCGTCCTGGACTGCCGACCGCGCCGATGGGCAGGATCTGCTTGAGCGTGGCGGGTTGAGCGTGTGCAGGGAAGAGGATGCCCTGGTGATTAAGCTGGCGGCTGCCCGCAATATCGGCGCCGCGCTGGGGCTGACGGTGTTTCTCGGGATCTGGTGTGGGGCCATCGTCCTGATGATCAGGTTGGGCGCTCCGTGGTTGTTCCCGATCGTTTTCGGTCTGTTTGCTCTGCTGATGGTGATAGGCGTGCTTGATCTGTGGTGCGGTGCCACCCGCATTGAGGTGCGGCCCGGCTCATTGAACCGGCGCGGCGGGCTCTTCGCACTGGGGCGCCTGCGCTCCTGGCGTGCCGAAGAGATCGTCCGTTTTCAGCCGGTAACAGGTATGCAGGCAGGACGTAAACTGTTTTATCGCCTGAAACTGGTGCTCCGTGATGGAAGACGGCGAACTCTCGCGACAAGGCTCGAAAGTCGTTCTCAGGCTCAGGCGCTGGCGCGGCGTATTGAGGAGATTCTGCGCTCTTGA
- a CDS encoding GxxExxY protein — translation MKDPETYAIIGAAMAVHSELGHGFLEPVYQAALEREFRLQGIPFQREAEIPVFYKGKQLDVSYRADFICFRNIIVELKALQKLSTVEESQILNYLKATGFERGLLINFGAPSLQHKRFILSADRWSKPFDDPQITQMDADYQKQ, via the coding sequence ATGAAAGATCCAGAAACCTACGCCATCATTGGAGCAGCTATGGCTGTTCATAGTGAACTGGGACATGGATTTCTTGAGCCTGTTTACCAGGCTGCGCTGGAGCGGGAATTTCGATTACAGGGAATTCCTTTTCAACGCGAGGCGGAGATTCCCGTCTTTTACAAGGGCAAACAGCTGGATGTTTCGTATCGCGCCGACTTTATTTGCTTCCGCAACATTATCGTTGAACTAAAGGCACTGCAGAAATTGTCCACTGTCGAGGAGTCTCAGATTCTCAATTACCTTAAGGCCACCGGCTTTGAACGGGGGTTGCTGATAAATTTCGGCGCACCATCGCTACAGCATAAACGTTTCATATTATCCGCAGATCGATGGTCAAAACCGTTTGATGATCCGCAGATTACGCAGATGGACGCAGATTATCAAAAGCAATGA
- the gloA gene encoding lactoylglutathione lyase yields the protein MAEESEFRVLHTMIRVFDLDRSLDFYTRILGMKLLRKKDYPGGEFTLAFVGYGDEASQSVIELTHNWGRKEPYVLGDAFGHIAIGARDIYVLCDKLKEAGGKVVREPGPMKHGTTHIAFVEDPDGYKIELIQMEGE from the coding sequence ATGGCTGAGGAAAGCGAATTTCGCGTTCTGCACACCATGATCCGTGTCTTTGATCTGGATCGCAGTCTCGACTTTTACACCCGGATTCTCGGGATGAAACTGTTGCGCAAGAAAGATTATCCCGGAGGCGAATTCACCTTGGCCTTTGTTGGCTACGGAGACGAGGCGTCGCAGTCCGTGATCGAATTAACCCACAATTGGGGGCGCAAGGAACCGTATGTGCTCGGGGATGCTTTCGGTCATATCGCCATCGGTGCCAGGGATATCTACGTTCTGTGTGACAAGCTGAAAGAGGCCGGCGGCAAGGTGGTGCGTGAGCCTGGCCCGATGAAGCATGGCACGACCCACATCGCCTTTGTCGAAGACCCGGACGGTTACAAGATCGAGTTGATTCAGATGGAAGGCGAGTAA
- a CDS encoding peptidoglycan DD-metalloendopeptidase family protein, which translates to MNKWFKILLPLILVFLCAVSASAEKLYKSRSEGGTLVFSDRPVANTQVLDVKQVEVAKKACFDISKRGSKENLQLYGVNDCYGPVEFSFTMNEGENVAWDRSKRFKVVVPARKSQPLVHVWQANKRKGFKYTYTTEFVSGDPAARHSPHRPYLFPVPAGRGFRITQGFHGKATHTHPQSIYAVDIAMPEGTRVCAARGGVIMEVANDFFTGGKGAAFAEKANFIRILHDDGTMALYAHLKLESIQYSSGTRVERGQFIGESGNTGYSSGPHLHFVIQKNAGMELRSIPFEFADGRGRGFTPAAGMVVRR; encoded by the coding sequence ATGAACAAGTGGTTCAAAATCCTTCTTCCTCTCATACTGGTTTTTCTTTGCGCCGTGAGTGCTTCGGCGGAAAAACTGTATAAATCCCGTAGTGAGGGCGGCACCCTGGTGTTTTCCGATAGACCTGTAGCCAATACGCAGGTGTTGGATGTGAAGCAAGTCGAGGTTGCTAAAAAGGCTTGTTTCGATATTTCCAAACGGGGTAGCAAGGAAAATCTGCAGCTTTATGGGGTTAACGACTGTTATGGGCCGGTAGAGTTTTCGTTTACTATGAATGAGGGCGAAAACGTTGCATGGGATCGCTCCAAAAGGTTCAAGGTTGTTGTCCCTGCCAGAAAGAGTCAGCCGCTGGTGCATGTTTGGCAGGCCAATAAACGCAAAGGGTTTAAATACACCTACACCACCGAATTTGTCTCCGGTGATCCCGCGGCAAGGCACTCTCCTCATAGACCTTATCTGTTTCCCGTCCCAGCCGGCAGGGGGTTCCGTATAACGCAAGGATTTCACGGCAAGGCGACCCATACCCATCCTCAGAGTATTTATGCCGTCGATATCGCGATGCCGGAGGGAACGAGAGTATGTGCCGCCAGGGGCGGGGTGATCATGGAAGTCGCCAACGATTTTTTCACCGGCGGGAAAGGCGCCGCTTTTGCCGAAAAAGCGAATTTTATCCGGATTCTACACGATGACGGAACCATGGCGCTTTATGCCCATCTGAAACTGGAGTCCATTCAATATTCATCGGGAACGCGGGTTGAGCGCGGACAATTCATCGGTGAATCGGGCAATACGGGATATTCGTCCGGTCCCCATCTGCATTTTGTCATCCAGAAAAACGCCGGCATGGAGCTTCGCTCGATCCCCTTCGAATTTGCGGACGGCCGGGGAAGGGGCTTCACTCCGGCGGCAGGGATGGTGGTTAGGCGTTAA